From Quercus lobata isolate SW786 chromosome 11, ValleyOak3.0 Primary Assembly, whole genome shotgun sequence:
TCAATGAACTGTCCTGGTTAATGGGCTTGAGAAGTGACTTAGTAAAGAAACGAACCTTCTCACATATAATCTTCACCCTTCATGGCTTAGCTCTTTACACTTACCTCAGGGCTGTTTTGGGCAGGGGGCAGTACTtcaaaattgtgaaattaaCTTGGTAAGGAAGACCTAAAAAAGGGAGCATTATCTTTCTTCCCGTTGTACTTTCAATGACTATTCCTCTATAAACAATTACTAGTTACGCGTTGTACTTTCAATGACTATTTAGCAGATGTCATTATGTAAAGATCACTTGTTATTGCCATCGGCCATAAACCAAGCTAGTTATTAATAATGCCATTTCATGTTTTGGGTGTGGGGGAGGCACGGGGGGAGGGGTGGTCTTTAATTTCTTGTATTCACcattctttatttgttttgtagaCAGAAGTCAACTATTTAGGACAGCTCCGTCACTCTAATCTTGTGAAGCTTATTGGGTACTGCTGTGAAGAGGAGCACAGACTGTTAGTTTATGAGTACATGGCAAGTGGGAGCCTGGAAAGACATCTTTTTCGCAGTAAGTATCCAGTGGAACTTTTTTTGACTTGATGAAATGAGGTCTCATGTGGTACTAGTTACCCTTAAACATTAACATATTGTTTAAAGTTCTATCATGAGTTCTTCTGTATTACAGTATGAAGTAATGCATGTGATGCTTCACTACACAACTCGACTGGGTATGGAAAGTAGTGGATATTCTCTGACAATCCAAATCTTAAATGTccggtttctcaaaaaaaaaaattcttaaatgtCCTGAATCTCATGATGAAAAAAATGCAcacttttaaagaaaattaagcCTTTGGCGCTTATTGTTTCTTCATCCTATTTGGTTCTGGTGGTAGGAGTGGGCTCCACATTAACTTGGTCAAGAAGAATGAAGATTGCATTAGATGCTGCAAAGGGACTTGCTTTTCTTCATTGTGCAGAACGACCTGTCATATACCGTGATTTCAAGACATCAAACATCTTGCTGGATGCGGTTAGTTGTCTTTTCTTTGATATATGTATGTTGCTTTTataatacatacacacacacacacacacacacacacacacatcttgCTTCAGTTGCcatttggaaaaataaagaaaaccagCCTCCCGAGCATGAGTTTGGAAAAAATCCAATATACTTCCTAGCAAAGCTCCAATGCAGGACTTTGCTCTGCCATAGACTAGGAAAGAGAGAAGATCCATTCAGTGAacttgtgctctgtattgtcaTGAAGTTTCATCTTTCTTCTTGTTCTCTTTTGGGAAGATAAAAAACTGGTATCTTTTTTTATCAAACAAACATAAGTGTGCAAGTGCTTAACCAATGAATGCTTTTTCCTAAGGAAGTCTGGTTGTcttcaactaaataaattagaaataaaacATGCAGGATTTTAATGCAAAACTTTCAGACTTTGGCCTTGCAAAGGATGGGCCAATGGGAGACCAAACCCATGTTTCAACACGAGTGATGGGTACTTACGGATATGCTGCTCCTGAGTATGTAATGACCGGTgagttccttttatttttttaagtagtcaATTATGcagatttattttataacatagtgattttgctttctcttttctttcacttttaaGAATATCTCCACCAAACAAAGGAATTTGTTCTGACTTGTAATTATGATCTGGATCTATGACTAACATttcacctataaaaaaaatgactgtACAACCTTCACTATATTCAATTAACGTTGAAGAACTGCTAAAAGACATTTTCATCACTTCCAAGTAGGAAAAATGGTAACTTAGATTGCTTATTAATGTGAACCTTAACAGTTTTTAATTGATTTGAATCTTCTAAGTTCTTTTGTTACTGAGATggaaggaaagaggaagaaatatCTTATTCTTGTTGTCTGTTATGCTCCCTTATAAGTTAAATAGTATTGTTAAAACTGGACAGGATCTGTGACAAGCCAAAGAAATCTGAAAAACAATtcagatattttctttttggtttttttttttttttcttttgcatataatactaaaaataataaaaataaaaatataaacctTCTCCAATTTCATTCACACAACCCAACatcaaaatgaaatgaaataaaataaaatattttcctactttctcttctcttttacaATTGTATCCTTTCTTATATATGAAAGTCAATATTTGATCATTTTAAAGCATTCAAATATGGCAGTTCAAGGTATCattgatgagttatttttaaattataaccCTCAGAGATTGTTATAGAAACTACTATAGTCCATAAactgaaattttaattaatcttGACCAGGGCATTTAACAGCTCGAAGTGATGTTTACGGATTTGGTGTGGTACTACTTGAGTTGCTCATTGGAAGGAAAGCATTGGACAAGAGCAGGCCCAGCCGAGAACATAACTTGGTTGAGTGGGCCCGCCCACTCTTGAACAATAATAAGAAGCTTCTGAGGATCCTAGACCCTAGGCTGGAGGGGCAATACTCTAATAGAGCAGCAATGAAGGTGGCCCATTTGGCATACCAGTGCCTTagccaaaacccaaaagggAGGCCTCTCATGAGCCAAGTGGTTGATATCCTTGAGACTTTCCAGTCAAAGGCAGAAAACCATGAAGAGGCAATGC
This genomic window contains:
- the LOC115968205 gene encoding probable serine/threonine-protein kinase PBL17, producing MKCKSGLCLWLRLMGICFSIEEQEQLQHHQQQQHLYQRQQQQQLQLLNTSQVEVRHESATCINSQEKNASSNSLAPKNVNDLRENPVNSNVDIFTYEEMRLATKRFRPDLILGEGGFGIVYKGVIDENVRPGYTSTQVAIKELNREGFQGDREWLTEVNYLGQLRHSNLVKLIGYCCEEEHRLLVYEYMASGSLERHLFRRVGSTLTWSRRMKIALDAAKGLAFLHCAERPVIYRDFKTSNILLDADFNAKLSDFGLAKDGPMGDQTHVSTRVMGTYGYAAPEYVMTGHLTARSDVYGFGVVLLELLIGRKALDKSRPSREHNLVEWARPLLNNNKKLLRILDPRLEGQYSNRAAMKVAHLAYQCLSQNPKGRPLMSQVVDILETFQSKAENHEEAMLQSGGSLTLYEVPKGTSVTQSQKREPFRSERAPEVRSSKPGKGRSKSEPFNDADVYSPSPDLLSSEKSASTRR